Proteins from a genomic interval of Papaver somniferum cultivar HN1 chromosome 4, ASM357369v1, whole genome shotgun sequence:
- the LOC113275682 gene encoding uncharacterized protein At1g32220, chloroplastic-like, producing the protein MKSMISLSRLLNSQASLQRLYVVPASRSGRYFTTDSNKVDEPFKVPEAETVHVPPPPTEKLLVLGGNGFVGSNICKEALDRGLSVSSLSRSGRSNVNESWANNVVWHKGDLLEPDSLKDILKNVTSVISCVGAFGSNSYMYKISGTANINAIRAASELGVKRFVYISAADLGVANYLMQGYYEGKRAAETELLTRFPYAGVILRPGFIHGTRKVGSVKLPLGLIGSPLEMVLQHAKPLSRVPLVGPLLTPPVSVNAVARVAVRAATDSVFPPGIVDVYGILRHGQQK; encoded by the exons ATGAAGTCAATGATTTCATTGTCACGCTTGCTCAATTCGCAAGCTTCACTCCAGAGACTGTA TGTAGTGCCTGCATCTAGAAGTGGGAGGTATTTTACAACGGATTCAAATAAGGTAGATGAACCATTTAAGGTACCAGAAGCAGAAACTGTACATGTGCCTCCACCTCCAACAGAAAAG TTACTTGTGCTCGGTGGAAATGGATTTGTAGGTTCAAATATCTGCAAAGAAGCCTTAGACCGTGGTTTGTCTGTCTCTAGTCTTAGCAG GAGTGGAAGGTCAAACGTAAATGAATCCTGGGCTAACAATGTGGTCTGGCATAAAG GGGACCTTCTCGAACCTGATTCCTTAAAGGATATCCTGAAAAATGTCACTTCGGTG ATATCATGTGTTGGAGCTTTTGGGTCAAATTCATATATGTACAAAATCAGCGGAACAGCTAACATCAATGCAATTAGAGCTGCTTCAGAACTAG GTGTTAAAAGATTTGTCTATATCTCGGCTGCTGATCTTGGTGTAGCAAATTATTTGATGCAAGGATATTATGAGGGCAAG CGAGCTGCTGAAACTGAGTTGTTGACAAGGTTCCCATATGCTG GAGTAATTCTCAGGCCAGGATTTATTCATGGTACCCGTAAGGTTGGAAGTGTAAAGTTACCTCTTGGTCTCATTGGATCACCATTGGAGATG GTTCTTCAACATGCTAAACCCTTAAgccgagtaccattggtgggtcCTTTGCTCACACCTCCTGTAAGTGTAAATGCTGTCGCGAGGGTCGCTGTTAGAGCTGCGACTGATTCCGTGTTTCCTCCTGGCATCGTAGACGTGTATGGTATACTACGCCATGGCCAACAAAAGTGA